The proteins below are encoded in one region of Pseudomonas putida NBRC 14164:
- a CDS encoding GNAT family N-acetyltransferase — protein sequence MLIRPTLEHDVQFLPDIERSAAQAFVGWPVLAWLAQGDVMDCAAHRAFVEAGGSWVAEDPAGRIVGFACARLVGQALHLHEISVCQEAQGRGVGRGLLQQVVNAARCAGVRELTLTTFVDVPWNAPFYARLGFEVIDEGLSGERLQGILASERAHGLEGRCAMRLCVAR from the coding sequence ATGCTTATCCGCCCTACCCTTGAACACGATGTTCAATTCCTGCCGGACATCGAGCGTTCCGCAGCCCAGGCATTTGTCGGCTGGCCGGTACTGGCCTGGCTGGCGCAGGGTGATGTGATGGATTGCGCTGCACACAGGGCTTTCGTCGAGGCTGGTGGTAGCTGGGTGGCTGAGGATCCTGCCGGGCGTATTGTGGGATTTGCGTGTGCCCGGCTTGTGGGCCAGGCACTGCACCTGCATGAGATATCGGTGTGCCAGGAGGCCCAAGGGCGGGGTGTCGGGCGCGGATTGCTGCAGCAGGTGGTTAATGCTGCCCGCTGCGCCGGTGTGCGCGAGCTGACGTTGACCACCTTTGTCGATGTGCCCTGGAATGCGCCGTTTTATGCACGGCTCGGGTTTGAGGTGATCGATGAGGGGCTGTCAGGCGAACGGCTTCAGGGCATTCTTGCCAGCGAGCGCGCTCACGGCCTTGAAGGGCGTTGTGCAATGCGCCTCTGCGTTGCGCGTTAG
- a CDS encoding NTP/NDP exchange transporter: MHGWRRRLDQGLNIQPGEGPAVIAGLLLFYLLFTGYFMLRPVRETMGVAGGVDNLQWLFTGTFIATLACMPLFGWLAAKVQRRYILPWTYGFFASNLLLFAALFAGNPDDLWTARAFYIWLSVFNLLTISLAWSVLADLFSTAQGKRLFGLLAAGASLGGLSGPIVGTLLVAPLGHSGLLVLAAVFLLGSIGAALFLQRWRLRHPLPEQAERAGSRPLGGNPFAGATAVLRSPYLLGIALFVVLLASVSTFLYFEQARIVSETFTDRTRQTQVFGLIDTVVQALAILTQVFLTGRLARRLGVGVLLVAVPLVMAAGFLWLALAPVFAVFVVVMVVRRAGEYALVRPGREMLFTVLPAEDKYKAKNFIDTVVYRGGDALSGWVKRALDVMGEHPQLAMLIGAVIALGWAATGSWLGRRQAHLDNPPHD; encoded by the coding sequence ATGCATGGCTGGCGGCGGCGCCTGGACCAAGGGCTGAACATTCAGCCCGGCGAGGGGCCAGCAGTAATCGCCGGCCTGTTGCTGTTCTACCTGCTGTTCACCGGCTACTTCATGCTGCGCCCGGTGCGAGAAACCATGGGCGTCGCCGGTGGAGTAGACAACCTGCAATGGCTATTCACCGGCACCTTCATCGCCACACTGGCCTGCATGCCGCTGTTTGGCTGGCTGGCGGCAAAGGTGCAGCGCAGGTATATCCTGCCTTGGACCTACGGTTTCTTTGCCAGCAACCTGTTGCTGTTCGCGGCGCTGTTTGCCGGCAACCCGGACGATCTCTGGACCGCCAGAGCCTTCTACATCTGGCTATCGGTTTTCAACCTGCTGACCATTTCTCTGGCCTGGAGCGTGCTCGCCGACCTGTTTTCCACTGCGCAGGGCAAGCGCCTGTTCGGCCTGCTGGCCGCCGGGGCCAGCCTGGGCGGGCTCAGTGGCCCAATCGTTGGCACCTTGCTGGTGGCCCCGCTGGGCCATTCCGGGCTGCTGGTGCTGGCAGCAGTGTTTCTGCTGGGCAGTATCGGTGCCGCGCTGTTCCTGCAACGCTGGCGACTGCGCCACCCACTACCAGAACAGGCCGAGCGGGCTGGCTCGCGGCCCTTGGGTGGCAACCCGTTTGCCGGCGCTACCGCCGTGTTGCGCTCCCCGTATCTGCTGGGCATCGCCCTGTTCGTGGTGTTGCTGGCCAGTGTCAGCACCTTCCTGTATTTCGAGCAGGCGCGCATCGTCAGTGAAACCTTCACCGATCGCACCCGGCAAACCCAGGTCTTCGGCCTGATCGATACGGTGGTGCAGGCCTTGGCCATCCTCACTCAGGTATTCCTCACCGGGCGCCTGGCCCGGCGCTTGGGTGTGGGGGTGTTGCTGGTGGCAGTGCCGCTGGTAATGGCTGCGGGTTTCCTGTGGCTGGCACTGGCCCCGGTGTTCGCGGTGTTCGTCGTGGTGATGGTGGTGCGCCGGGCCGGCGAGTACGCGTTGGTGCGGCCAGGGCGGGAGATGCTGTTCACCGTGCTGCCCGCCGAGGACAAGTACAAGGCCAAGAACTTCATCGACACGGTGGTCTACCGAGGCGGCGATGCCCTCAGCGGCTGGGTCAAGCGTGCGCTGGACGTAATGGGTGAGCACCCGCAACTGGCGATGCTGATCGGCGCCGTGATTGCCTTGGGCTGGGCTGCAACCGGTAGCTGGCTGGGCCGCCGCCAGGCCCATCTGGATAACCCGCCGCACGACTGA
- a CDS encoding helix-turn-helix transcriptional regulator, whose protein sequence is MNLENYKAIADSIALLLYPHAEVIVHDLRSQTVVHIANNFSQRKLGDDSAIDHELGDLLDGANLGPYEKLNWNGQKVRSISTVLRNAEGEAEHLMCINLNVSVLEQARVALDAFFQMGRLVPQPDSLFRNDWQERINTFLHAWLQARNLSLQTLQMKDKRSLVQALHAEGAFEGRSGADYVANVLSMGRATVYKYLKELKP, encoded by the coding sequence ATGAACCTGGAAAACTACAAGGCAATCGCCGACAGCATCGCCCTGCTGCTGTACCCGCACGCCGAAGTCATCGTCCATGACCTGCGCAGCCAGACGGTGGTGCACATCGCCAACAACTTCTCCCAGCGCAAGCTGGGCGATGATTCGGCGATCGATCACGAATTGGGCGACCTCCTTGACGGCGCCAACCTGGGCCCGTACGAGAAGCTCAACTGGAATGGGCAGAAGGTCCGTTCCATCAGTACCGTCCTGCGCAACGCAGAAGGCGAAGCCGAGCACCTGATGTGCATCAATCTGAACGTGTCGGTACTGGAGCAAGCCCGTGTGGCGCTCGATGCGTTCTTCCAGATGGGCCGGCTGGTACCGCAACCTGACTCGTTGTTCCGCAACGATTGGCAGGAACGTATCAACACCTTCCTGCACGCGTGGCTGCAAGCACGCAACCTGTCGCTGCAGACACTGCAGATGAAGGACAAGCGCAGCCTCGTGCAGGCACTGCACGCAGAAGGCGCGTTCGAAGGGCGAAGTGGTGCTGACTATGTCGCCAACGTGCTGAGCATGGGCCGCGCCACCGTGTACAAGTACCTGAAAGAACTGAAGCCCTAG
- a CDS encoding MgtC/SapB family protein — translation MDWKVFLLRVSIALLLGALIGAERQLRQRLTGLRTNALVSTGACLFVLMTQAVPGMAPADASRVAAYVVSGIGFLGGGVIMRDGFNVRGLNTAATLWCTAAVGVLCSLGLLLEAALGSLVVLCANILLRDIAQRLDRQDVVPASEVEQHFEVRIVCRAEDEIQVRSLMLHSLGDPQLRLQSLQSEDLDTPARLEVRAELLGTAQAPAQLERLVSRVSLEKGVSSVRWQLQPQVLAAD, via the coding sequence ATGGATTGGAAAGTATTTCTGCTGCGCGTGAGCATTGCCCTGCTACTCGGAGCACTGATCGGCGCCGAACGGCAATTGCGCCAACGCCTGACCGGGCTGCGCACCAATGCGCTGGTAAGTACCGGTGCCTGTCTGTTCGTGCTGATGACCCAGGCGGTGCCAGGCATGGCACCTGCCGATGCGTCGCGCGTCGCCGCCTATGTCGTGTCGGGCATCGGCTTTCTCGGTGGCGGTGTGATCATGCGCGATGGTTTCAACGTGCGCGGCCTGAACACCGCGGCCACCTTGTGGTGCACAGCTGCGGTCGGCGTGCTGTGCAGCTTGGGGCTGTTGCTGGAGGCAGCATTGGGTAGCCTGGTGGTGCTATGCGCCAATATCCTGTTACGTGACATCGCCCAGCGCCTGGACCGACAGGACGTGGTGCCGGCCAGCGAAGTGGAACAGCACTTCGAAGTGCGCATCGTCTGCCGCGCCGAGGACGAAATCCAGGTGCGCAGCCTGATGCTGCATAGCCTGGGCGATCCGCAGCTGCGCTTGCAGTCACTGCAGAGCGAAGACCTGGACACCCCTGCGCGCCTTGAAGTGCGCGCCGAACTGCTGGGCACTGCGCAGGCGCCGGCGCAACTGGAGCGGCTGGTCAGCCGCGTCAGCCTGGAAAAAGGCGTAAGCTCGGTGCGCTGGCAATTACAGCCGCAGGTGTTGGCGGCGGACTAG
- a CDS encoding Dyp-type peroxidase codes for MPFQKGLLATPVPAHARHLFFTLQSPEALPAALDALLPQVDGDQLILGVGAPLAKALGRAVPGLRAFPLLDAAVENPSTQHALWLWLRGNERGDLLLRAQALEHALAPALRLTDSVDGFLHRGGHDLTGYEDGTENPVDEDAVQAAIAADGSSFAAFQLWKHDLEYFKSLPQADQDNIIGRRLSDNEELDDAPESAHVKRTAQESFEPEAFMVRRSVAWADQRGAGLAFVALGHSFDAFEVQLRRMSGLEDGIIDGLYRFSRPLTGGYYWCPPMGETGVDLSLLLA; via the coding sequence ATGCCGTTCCAGAAAGGGCTGCTTGCCACCCCGGTGCCGGCCCATGCCCGTCACCTGTTTTTCACCCTGCAATCGCCCGAGGCGCTGCCCGCCGCTCTGGATGCCTTGCTGCCACAGGTCGATGGCGACCAGCTGATCCTGGGTGTCGGTGCACCGCTGGCCAAGGCCCTGGGCCGAGCCGTGCCTGGCCTGCGAGCTTTCCCCCTGCTGGACGCCGCCGTGGAGAACCCCAGCACCCAGCACGCGCTGTGGCTGTGGCTGCGCGGTAACGAGCGCGGCGATCTGCTACTGCGCGCCCAGGCCCTGGAGCACGCGCTGGCACCAGCCCTGCGCCTGACGGACAGCGTTGACGGCTTCCTGCACCGTGGCGGCCATGACCTGACCGGCTATGAAGACGGCACCGAAAACCCGGTGGACGAAGACGCTGTGCAGGCGGCCATTGCTGCCGACGGCTCCAGCTTTGCGGCGTTTCAGCTGTGGAAGCACGACCTGGAGTACTTCAAGTCGCTGCCCCAGGCTGACCAGGACAACATCATCGGCCGCCGCCTGAGCGACAACGAAGAGCTGGACGATGCGCCCGAGTCTGCGCACGTCAAACGCACCGCTCAGGAAAGCTTTGAGCCCGAAGCATTCATGGTCCGTCGCTCGGTGGCCTGGGCAGACCAGCGTGGCGCCGGCCTTGCCTTCGTTGCCCTGGGCCACAGCTTCGATGCATTTGAAGTACAGCTGCGGCGCATGAGCGGCCTGGAGGATGGCATCATCGACGGCCTGTACCGCTTCAGTCGGCCACTGACCGGTGGCTATTACTGGTGCCCGCCGATGGGCGAGACGGGTGTTGACCTGAGCCTGCTGCTGGCCTGA
- a CDS encoding DUF6021 family protein has product MHDSEPVRKEGPHSTEQSDKPDDLGFDPDSPDVDDPQVDPQGPAKAPGDIEKGK; this is encoded by the coding sequence ATGCATGATTCTGAACCGGTACGCAAAGAGGGGCCTCACTCGACGGAGCAGTCGGATAAACCGGACGACCTTGGTTTCGACCCTGATTCCCCGGATGTTGACGACCCACAGGTGGACCCGCAAGGGCCGGCCAAGGCGCCCGGAGACATTGAGAAGGGCAAGTGA
- a CDS encoding iron-containing redox enzyme family protein: MRVMNRDTAPILPMAAERSSVQQRYQAMLTGHYDGSAAWLDEQLSRAARLPDDLPDSPSNLPAWSARCAGDVAAGYAEYLEQRRQGAPRRFFACRAHALWFLQQVAPTKAVDGAWLHGTLQHWGDPRFHGLIRTYLEELGNGDPRCNHVLIYQRLLGRLGCVEAMPLDDARYLQGSLQLALGQHCDTHLPEVIGYNLGYEQPPLHLLITTYELAELGIDGHYFQLHVTIDNAASGHAQLSLQALRQLSPQHDQQAFYDRVRNGYRLNELGTAAADLIRQFNLQGELFAALERKRIYGQFMHADRCRLQQRTINQWLATPGAMPEFVAALQAQGWIVRGQDPAHSRWWKLIEGPAAVMFGVFNSYEKQLWHDWIADTWRPTIRRVAPGSWGLPEYPGESQAEMPSEAPAALIGQMAGNRHATPEGLAATRAYIRTTGLLQEEPR, encoded by the coding sequence ATGAGGGTGATGAACCGCGACACCGCTCCAATTTTGCCCATGGCCGCCGAGCGGTCCAGCGTGCAACAGCGCTATCAGGCAATGCTGACAGGCCACTATGACGGCAGCGCCGCATGGCTCGACGAACAACTTTCACGTGCTGCACGCCTGCCGGATGACCTGCCTGACTCACCTTCGAATTTGCCAGCCTGGAGCGCGAGGTGCGCTGGTGATGTAGCCGCCGGCTACGCCGAGTACCTTGAGCAACGCCGGCAAGGCGCACCACGCCGCTTCTTTGCCTGCCGCGCACATGCGCTGTGGTTTCTGCAACAGGTTGCACCGACCAAGGCGGTGGATGGAGCCTGGCTGCACGGCACGCTGCAGCACTGGGGCGACCCACGTTTTCACGGTCTGATCCGGACTTACCTGGAAGAGCTCGGCAATGGTGACCCGCGTTGCAATCATGTGCTGATCTACCAGCGTCTGCTGGGTCGCCTAGGGTGTGTAGAGGCGATGCCACTGGACGATGCACGGTATCTCCAAGGTAGCCTGCAGCTGGCCCTGGGGCAGCATTGCGACACGCACCTGCCTGAGGTCATTGGCTATAACCTCGGCTATGAACAACCACCGCTGCACCTGCTGATCACCACTTACGAGCTGGCAGAGCTCGGCATCGACGGCCACTACTTCCAGTTGCATGTGACGATCGACAATGCCGCCAGCGGCCACGCTCAGCTATCGCTTCAGGCCCTGCGCCAGCTCAGCCCCCAGCACGACCAGCAAGCGTTCTACGACAGGGTGCGCAACGGTTATCGCCTGAACGAGCTGGGTACTGCGGCAGCTGACCTGATCCGCCAGTTCAACCTGCAGGGTGAACTGTTCGCAGCCCTGGAACGCAAGCGTATTTACGGCCAGTTCATGCATGCCGACCGCTGCCGCCTGCAGCAGCGCACTATCAATCAGTGGTTGGCCACACCTGGCGCCATGCCCGAGTTCGTTGCCGCGTTGCAGGCCCAAGGCTGGATTGTGCGGGGCCAGGACCCGGCCCACAGCCGCTGGTGGAAGCTGATCGAAGGGCCTGCGGCGGTTATGTTCGGTGTGTTCAACAGTTACGAGAAACAACTGTGGCACGACTGGATAGCCGACACCTGGCGCCCTACGATCCGCCGTGTCGCGCCCGGTAGCTGGGGCCTGCCCGAATACCCGGGGGAATCACAAGCCGAAATGCCCAGTGAAGCACCCGCCGCGTTGATAGGGCAAATGGCCGGCAACCGCCATGCCACACCTGAGGGCCTGGCGGCGACCCGGGCATACATTCGCACCACCGGGCTGCTTCAGGAGGAACCCCGCTGA
- a CDS encoding con-10 family general stress protein, with product MATKDNSRTGNQQGSQGGNKNPGNFANDRDKASEAGRKGGQSSGKDMPHESGRKGGRS from the coding sequence ATGGCCACTAAAGACAACAGCCGTACCGGCAACCAACAAGGCAGCCAAGGCGGTAACAAGAACCCAGGCAACTTCGCCAACGATCGTGACAAGGCTTCCGAAGCCGGACGCAAGGGCGGCCAGTCCTCTGGCAAGGACATGCCGCACGAGTCGGGCCGCAAGGGCGGCCGCTCGTAA
- a CDS encoding DNA-binding protein, giving the protein MARGGINKVVVQQARQALIARGENPSIDAIRIELGNTGSKTTIHRYLKELNGQQPVASEGGAALSDVLSRLVGQLATQLQDEADLTIEQAESTFTQQRETLEAQLEIAQQALAAAHQQHKIDAAALAAETEKLLSTQSTLQAEQLRSASLNQSLGEMQVRLADKDEQVKSLEDKHRHARDALEHYRNASREQREQEQRRHEAQLQQMQVEVRQLQQGMIVKQDELTRLHRDNERLLGEHRQAASECRAQDELLEQRDAQIQGLRTILAQAQGASEEMRRQLDVQAQSLEARRDLCAEQARQLQRFEDQLKERDQALAQCRAQLAPVGD; this is encoded by the coding sequence ATGGCCCGGGGCGGTATCAACAAGGTGGTAGTGCAGCAGGCGCGTCAGGCGCTGATTGCCCGGGGCGAGAACCCCAGCATCGATGCCATACGTATCGAGCTGGGTAATACCGGCTCCAAGACCACCATTCACCGTTACCTGAAGGAGTTGAACGGCCAGCAGCCCGTGGCTTCCGAAGGCGGCGCCGCGCTGAGCGATGTGCTGAGCCGCCTGGTCGGGCAACTGGCAACCCAGTTGCAGGACGAGGCCGACCTGACGATTGAGCAGGCCGAAAGCACCTTCACTCAACAGCGGGAAACGCTTGAAGCGCAGCTGGAGATTGCCCAGCAGGCGCTGGCGGCAGCGCATCAGCAACACAAGATCGATGCAGCGGCATTGGCCGCCGAAACGGAAAAGCTGCTGTCCACACAAAGCACCCTGCAGGCCGAACAGCTGCGCAGTGCCAGCCTCAACCAGTCACTGGGCGAGATGCAGGTGCGTCTGGCCGACAAGGACGAACAGGTCAAATCGCTGGAAGACAAGCATCGCCATGCCCGCGATGCTCTGGAGCACTACCGCAATGCCAGCCGTGAGCAGCGCGAGCAGGAGCAGCGCCGCCACGAAGCGCAGTTGCAGCAGATGCAGGTGGAAGTGCGCCAGTTGCAGCAGGGCATGATCGTCAAGCAGGATGAACTGACCCGCCTGCACCGCGACAACGAGCGCTTGCTGGGCGAACACCGCCAGGCGGCCAGCGAGTGCCGGGCGCAGGACGAGTTGCTGGAGCAACGCGATGCGCAGATCCAGGGCTTGCGCACGATCCTGGCCCAAGCTCAGGGCGCCAGCGAAGAAATGCGCCGGCAGCTGGATGTGCAGGCGCAAAGCCTGGAGGCCAGACGAGACCTGTGCGCCGAACAAGCGCGGCAATTGCAGCGCTTTGAGGATCAGTTGAAGGAACGGGACCAGGCGCTGGCGCAATGTCGCGCACAGCTGGCACCCGTTGGAGATTAA
- a CDS encoding sterol desaturase family protein, which yields MLFNLAVLFGTLVAMEGVGTLAHKYIMHGWGWWLHRSHHEPHLGMLETNDLYLVALGLIATALVALGKSGYAPLQWIGGGVAGYGMLYVVAHDGFFHRHWPRAPRPVNRYLKRLHRAHQLHHAVKGRTGSVSFGFFYAPPLKVLKQQLRRERGRQ from the coding sequence ATGCTGTTCAATCTCGCCGTATTGTTCGGCACCCTGGTGGCCATGGAGGGCGTTGGCACGCTGGCTCACAAGTACATCATGCATGGCTGGGGCTGGTGGCTGCACCGCTCGCACCATGAGCCACACCTGGGCATGCTCGAAACCAACGACCTGTACCTGGTGGCGCTGGGGCTGATCGCCACAGCGCTGGTCGCCTTGGGCAAGAGCGGTTATGCCCCTTTGCAGTGGATTGGTGGCGGGGTGGCGGGGTACGGCATGTTGTATGTCGTGGCCCACGACGGGTTCTTTCACCGGCATTGGCCGCGCGCGCCGCGGCCGGTCAACCGTTACCTCAAGCGGCTGCACCGTGCGCACCAGTTGCACCACGCGGTGAAGGGGCGCACGGGGAGTGTGTCGTTCGGGTTTTTCTATGCGCCGCCGTTGAAGGTGTTGAAGCAGCAGCTTCGGCGCGAGCGCGGCCGGCAATAA
- a CDS encoding bile acid:sodium symporter family protein → MTASPLLTAFLPLALGIIMLGLGLSLTLADFARVVKYPKPVVVGLACQILLLPLVCFLIANGFGLESALAVGLMLLAASPGGTTANLFSHLAHGDVALNITLTAVNSLIAILTMPLLVNLSLSWFMASDQAIPLQFAKVLQVFAIVLLPVALGMLIRRYAPAFATRMQKPMKLVAALFLAFTIVLALAKDWQTVVEYAPVVGLAALLFNLLSLAVGYWVPRLLNIPKRQAIAIGMEIGIHNGTLAIALALSPSLLNNPTMAVPAALYSLIMFFTAAGFGWWVSRGHVAAQPEGETAN, encoded by the coding sequence ATGACCGCCTCGCCCTTGCTCACCGCCTTTCTGCCGCTTGCCTTGGGCATCATCATGCTCGGCCTTGGGCTGTCGCTGACCCTGGCCGACTTCGCTCGTGTGGTGAAGTACCCCAAGCCAGTGGTGGTGGGCCTGGCCTGCCAGATTCTGCTGCTGCCGCTGGTGTGCTTCCTGATTGCCAACGGCTTTGGCCTGGAGTCGGCCCTGGCGGTGGGGCTGATGCTCCTGGCCGCTTCGCCGGGTGGCACCACGGCCAACCTGTTCAGCCATCTGGCCCATGGCGATGTGGCGTTGAACATCACGCTCACGGCCGTCAACTCGCTGATCGCGATTTTGACCATGCCGTTGCTGGTGAACTTGTCGCTGAGCTGGTTCATGGCCTCGGACCAGGCCATTCCACTGCAGTTTGCCAAGGTCTTGCAGGTATTTGCGATTGTCCTGCTGCCGGTCGCCCTGGGTATGCTGATTCGCCGTTACGCCCCTGCTTTTGCCACACGCATGCAGAAGCCTATGAAACTGGTGGCGGCACTGTTCCTGGCCTTTACCATTGTCCTGGCGCTGGCCAAGGATTGGCAGACCGTGGTCGAGTACGCACCGGTGGTGGGCCTTGCTGCGCTGTTGTTCAACCTGCTGAGCCTGGCCGTGGGCTACTGGGTGCCGCGCCTGTTGAACATCCCCAAACGTCAGGCAATTGCCATCGGCATGGAGATTGGTATTCACAACGGCACGCTGGCGATTGCCTTGGCACTGAGCCCGTCATTGCTGAACAACCCGACCATGGCGGTACCGGCGGCACTTTACAGCCTGATCATGTTCTTCACGGCGGCAGGGTTTGGCTGGTGGGTGAGCCGCGGGCATGTGGCCGCGCAGCCCGAGGGTGAAACCGCAAATTGA
- a CDS encoding threonine/serine dehydratase, protein MPATTASPTFADSLYLDALYESIKEAHSALRPAVCITPLTYSARLSALSGCEVLLKCEHLQHTGSFKFRGASNKIRLLPTEARKRGVIAASSGNHGQALALAGKTAGVPVTVYTATSASPYKLEAMRALGAEVLCLPTDPLSAELEAARQAKAQGVPFVSPYNDLQVIAGQGTIGMELFEQAPDLDAVFVAVGGGGMIAGIGAALRVLKPGTEIIGCWPANDPALEQSLKAGAIVEVDARETLSDGTAGGVEPGAVTLPLCQALLTDTVLVSEDEIRTAMRVIASTERWIIEGAAAVAVAGMQKLAERYQGKRVAVILCGRNIVLEKFLEAVQ, encoded by the coding sequence ATGCCAGCCACTACAGCCTCACCGACCTTTGCCGACAGCCTTTACCTTGATGCACTCTACGAATCCATCAAGGAAGCACACAGCGCACTGCGCCCAGCCGTCTGCATTACACCACTCACCTACAGCGCCCGGTTGTCGGCATTGAGCGGCTGCGAAGTCTTGCTGAAATGCGAACACCTGCAGCACACGGGGTCGTTCAAGTTCCGTGGCGCCAGCAACAAGATCCGCCTGCTGCCGACCGAAGCACGCAAGCGCGGTGTAATCGCTGCCTCTTCCGGCAACCACGGGCAGGCACTTGCACTGGCCGGCAAAACGGCTGGCGTGCCAGTGACTGTCTACACCGCCACTTCCGCCTCGCCATACAAACTGGAGGCGATGCGGGCGCTGGGCGCCGAAGTGCTTTGCCTGCCCACGGACCCGCTAAGTGCAGAGCTGGAGGCAGCCAGGCAGGCCAAGGCTCAGGGTGTACCGTTCGTGTCCCCCTACAACGACCTGCAAGTCATTGCCGGCCAGGGCACCATCGGCATGGAGTTGTTCGAGCAGGCACCCGACCTGGACGCGGTATTTGTCGCCGTCGGCGGTGGCGGGATGATTGCCGGCATCGGTGCCGCCCTGCGCGTACTCAAGCCGGGTACCGAGATAATCGGCTGCTGGCCGGCGAATGACCCTGCGCTGGAGCAATCCCTCAAGGCCGGAGCGATTGTCGAGGTGGACGCCCGCGAAACGCTGTCGGACGGCACAGCTGGCGGCGTCGAGCCCGGCGCTGTCACCTTGCCGCTGTGCCAGGCGTTGCTCACCGATACCGTACTGGTCAGCGAAGACGAGATTCGCACCGCCATGCGCGTTATCGCCAGCACTGAACGCTGGATCATCGAAGGCGCTGCAGCGGTTGCGGTCGCCGGCATGCAAAAGCTCGCCGAGCGCTATCAGGGCAAACGTGTCGCAGTGATCCTGTGCGGCCGTAACATCGTGCTGGAAAAATTCCTCGAGGCCGTGCAATGA
- a CDS encoding DUF4142 domain-containing protein produces the protein MSNLFIKRVGFSMVLGLASVHALAASSDDFVDAATEAGIAEVVTGNLVKEKSQNADIKAFAQQMVTDHTQANQKLGDIARKLDISVPDDAAMTDKVKKMILEWRDESFDKSYLNNQVDAHEKAVELFKKEAASSDKAELKAFASETLPKLEQHLEHAKALQAKHAK, from the coding sequence ATGAGCAATCTCTTCATCAAGCGCGTAGGTTTCTCCATGGTGTTGGGCCTGGCATCGGTGCATGCACTGGCGGCGAGTTCCGATGACTTCGTCGATGCGGCTACCGAAGCCGGCATTGCCGAAGTGGTCACCGGCAATCTGGTCAAGGAAAAAAGCCAGAATGCCGATATCAAGGCATTCGCCCAGCAAATGGTCACTGATCACACCCAGGCTAACCAGAAACTCGGCGACATCGCCCGCAAGCTGGACATTTCCGTTCCGGATGACGCAGCCATGACCGACAAGGTCAAGAAAATGATCCTGGAATGGCGGGATGAATCCTTTGACAAGTCGTACCTCAACAACCAGGTCGATGCGCACGAAAAAGCGGTGGAACTGTTCAAGAAAGAAGCGGCATCGTCCGACAAGGCCGAGCTGAAAGCCTTCGCCAGTGAAACCCTGCCCAAACTCGAGCAGCACCTGGAGCATGCCAAGGCGCTTCAGGCCAAGCACGCCAAGTGA
- a CDS encoding aldo/keto reductase, with amino-acid sequence MYARRDVLRAGATLGVLAAVSPWLHAATPAGLLTRKVPSTGEALPVIGAGTSGSFEVQADSAQYQQLKAVLKAFFEGGGRVIDTSPNYGGADSILGQLLEEGGWHRQCFIATKIAADSRADAEAQWAGSLKSLRTDKVDLLQIHNLRDWQTQLPYARELKRQGKTRYVGITHYLNSGQDEVARIVRSEPLDFIQINYSVNAPDAARELLPLCQDKGVAVLINRAFDDGRLFAKVKDLALPGWAAEAGIGSWAQLFLKFAISHPAVTTVIPATGRPDRQLDQLKAGQAPMLTQAQQQALIKQFA; translated from the coding sequence ATGTACGCACGTCGTGATGTCCTACGCGCGGGTGCCACGCTGGGGGTGCTGGCCGCCGTCAGCCCCTGGCTGCACGCCGCCACCCCGGCGGGTTTGCTGACCCGCAAAGTACCGTCCACCGGTGAGGCGTTACCCGTGATCGGTGCCGGCACTTCCGGCAGTTTTGAGGTACAAGCCGACTCGGCCCAATATCAGCAGCTCAAAGCGGTGCTCAAGGCATTTTTCGAAGGGGGCGGCCGGGTGATCGACACCTCGCCCAACTACGGCGGTGCCGACAGCATCCTGGGGCAGTTGCTGGAAGAGGGCGGCTGGCACAGGCAGTGCTTCATTGCCACCAAAATCGCCGCCGACAGCCGTGCCGACGCCGAAGCGCAATGGGCCGGCAGCCTGAAGAGCCTGCGCACCGACAAGGTCGACTTGCTGCAGATCCATAACTTGCGTGACTGGCAGACCCAACTGCCCTATGCCCGCGAGCTGAAGCGGCAGGGCAAGACCCGCTATGTCGGCATAACCCATTACCTGAACAGCGGGCAAGACGAAGTCGCCCGTATCGTGCGCAGCGAGCCGCTGGACTTCATCCAGATCAACTATTCGGTCAATGCCCCCGACGCTGCCCGCGAACTGCTGCCGCTGTGCCAGGACAAGGGCGTTGCGGTGCTCATAAACCGGGCTTTCGACGATGGCCGCCTGTTCGCCAAGGTCAAGGACCTGGCGTTACCCGGCTGGGCTGCTGAGGCAGGCATTGGCAGCTGGGCGCAGCTGTTTCTCAAGTTCGCCATCAGCCACCCGGCAGTGACCACGGTAATCCCCGCCACCGGCCGGCCCGATCGCCAGCTCGACCAGCTCAAGGCCGGACAAGCACCCATGCTCACCCAGGCGCAGCAACAGGCGCTGATCAAGCAGTTTGCCTGA